One Mesorhizobium loti genomic window carries:
- a CDS encoding capsule polysaccharide export protein, which produces MKSTASFFHALLAVSMLAGCSSYRPTPAAFHEVLDQPYRLGAGDRIRVTVFEQDGLTNTYSVDQSGYLSFPLVGAIPARGHTAQQMEKEIADKLRQGYLRDPDVSVEIDRYRPIFVMGEVGAAGQYSYVPGLTVQKAIAIAGGFSPRANQESVDITRDINGKVMTGRVVTSDPLLPGDTVYVRERLF; this is translated from the coding sequence ATGAAAAGCACTGCTTCCTTCTTTCACGCTCTGCTTGCCGTATCGATGCTCGCCGGCTGCTCCAGCTACCGGCCGACGCCGGCAGCCTTCCACGAGGTCCTCGACCAACCCTACCGTCTCGGCGCCGGCGACCGCATCCGCGTGACCGTGTTCGAGCAGGACGGACTGACCAACACCTATAGTGTCGACCAGTCCGGCTACCTCTCCTTCCCACTCGTCGGCGCCATTCCGGCGCGTGGCCACACCGCGCAGCAGATGGAAAAGGAAATCGCCGACAAATTGCGGCAAGGCTATCTGCGCGACCCCGACGTCTCGGTCGAGATCGATCGCTACCGGCCGATCTTCGTCATGGGCGAAGTGGGGGCTGCCGGCCAGTATTCCTACGTGCCCGGCCTGACCGTGCAGAAGGCCATCGCCATTGCCGGCGGCTTTTCGCCCCGCGCCAACCAGGAAAGCGTCGACATCACCCGCGACATCAACGGCAAGGTGATGACCGGCCGCGTGGTCACATCCGATCCGCTGCTGCCCGGAGATACCGTCTACGTCCGCGAACGCCTGTTCTGA
- a CDS encoding ABC transporter binding protein has translation MTNTKETKTGISRRSLLKTGAAAIGLAAGSGVITGFPTIWAQSNITLRQFGTGVSNLNAIADKCKADLGITLEMTATDSDAAAQRAVTQPDSYDIADIEYWICKKVFPTGVLQPMDVSKLKYYDELVPLFKTGKLTPDSVIAQGTAPHTVGYVEAQDSKTFAKAPTNWFTMVPTIYNADTLGIRPDLVGRDITTWADIMDPAFKGKTAILNIPSIGIMDAAMIMEATGNIKYADKGNMTKDEIDKTIDFLIKAKQAGQFRAFWKSFDESVNLMASGEVVIQSMWSPAVAAVRSKGIPCRFQPLKEGYRSWGGGLGLAAHLKGAELDAAYEYINWYTSGWVGGYLNRQGYYSANMVSAKKFMTEDEWGYWIEGKPAKGEIKAPDGTVMEKAGAVRDGGSFEERMGKVACWNSVMDEDRYMVKRWNEFIAA, from the coding sequence ATGACAAACACCAAAGAAACCAAGACTGGCATTTCGCGCCGCTCTCTGCTCAAGACAGGTGCCGCCGCCATCGGCCTCGCCGCCGGCTCGGGCGTCATCACCGGCTTCCCGACCATCTGGGCGCAGTCCAACATCACGCTGCGGCAGTTCGGCACCGGTGTGTCGAACCTCAACGCCATTGCCGACAAATGCAAGGCCGACCTTGGCATCACGCTGGAGATGACGGCGACCGATTCCGACGCCGCCGCCCAGCGCGCCGTGACCCAGCCCGACAGCTACGACATCGCCGACATCGAATACTGGATCTGCAAGAAGGTGTTCCCCACCGGCGTGCTGCAGCCGATGGATGTCAGCAAGCTGAAATATTACGACGAACTGGTGCCGCTGTTCAAAACCGGCAAGCTCACCCCCGACAGCGTGATTGCCCAGGGCACGGCGCCGCATACGGTCGGCTATGTCGAGGCGCAGGACTCCAAGACCTTCGCCAAGGCGCCGACCAACTGGTTCACAATGGTGCCGACCATCTACAACGCCGATACGCTGGGCATCCGCCCTGACCTTGTCGGTCGCGACATCACAACCTGGGCCGACATCATGGACCCGGCCTTCAAGGGCAAGACCGCCATCCTCAACATCCCGTCCATCGGCATCATGGACGCTGCCATGATCATGGAAGCCACCGGCAACATCAAATATGCCGACAAGGGCAACATGACCAAGGACGAGATCGACAAGACGATCGACTTCCTGATCAAGGCTAAGCAGGCTGGCCAGTTCCGCGCCTTCTGGAAGTCCTTCGACGAGAGCGTCAATCTGATGGCGTCGGGCGAAGTGGTCATCCAGTCCATGTGGTCGCCGGCGGTGGCCGCCGTGCGCTCCAAGGGCATCCCTTGCCGCTTCCAGCCGCTCAAGGAAGGCTACCGTTCGTGGGGCGGCGGCCTTGGCCTCGCCGCCCATCTCAAGGGCGCCGAGCTCGACGCGGCCTATGAATATATCAACTGGTACACGTCAGGCTGGGTCGGCGGCTACCTCAACCGCCAGGGCTACTACTCGGCCAACATGGTCTCGGCCAAGAAGTTCATGACCGAGGACGAGTGGGGCTACTGGATCGAGGGCAAGCCGGCCAAGGGCGAGATCAAGGCGCCGGACGGCACCGTCATGGAAAAGGCCGGCGCCGTGCGCGATGGCGGCTCGTTCGAGGAGCGCATGGGCAAGGTCGCCTGCTGGAACTCTGTGATGGATGAGGACCGCTACATGGTGAAGCGCTGGAACGAGTTCATTGCAGCGTAA
- a CDS encoding ABC transporter permease codes for MTVALERPAIAASPTKRRRRFSLGAVTPYLQSAPLALILGAFLLLPIIMIVVVSFWDYDFAAMYPDFLTTNYSDVLGSWVTWKTYLNTIKFAAIVWALTLFIGFWVAYFLAFHIRTTAMQMVLFLVCTVPFLTSNIIRMISWIPVLGRNGLINSTLVHLGLVPKPIEWLLYSEFAVVLAMVHLYTLFMVTPIFNTLMRIDRSLVEAARDAGASGWQVLWNVIIPLAKPGMAIGTIFVVTLVMADFSTVQVMSGGQSASVALMMKNQMSLLQYPAAAANAVVLLVLVLLMVAGILRIVDIRREL; via the coding sequence ATGACAGTCGCGCTCGAACGCCCCGCAATCGCCGCCAGCCCCACCAAGCGGCGCCGCCGCTTTTCGCTCGGTGCCGTCACGCCCTATCTGCAGTCGGCTCCGCTGGCGCTGATCCTGGGCGCGTTCCTGCTTTTGCCCATCATCATGATCGTCGTCGTGTCCTTCTGGGATTACGACTTCGCCGCCATGTATCCTGACTTTCTCACCACCAACTATTCCGATGTGCTGGGCTCGTGGGTCACCTGGAAGACCTATCTCAACACCATCAAATTCGCGGCCATCGTCTGGGCGCTGACCTTGTTCATCGGCTTCTGGGTCGCCTATTTCCTCGCCTTCCACATCCGCACGACCGCCATGCAGATGGTGCTGTTTCTGGTCTGCACCGTGCCGTTCCTGACCTCCAACATCATCCGCATGATCTCGTGGATCCCGGTGCTCGGACGCAACGGGCTGATCAACTCGACGCTGGTGCATCTGGGGCTGGTGCCAAAGCCCATCGAATGGCTGCTCTATTCCGAATTCGCCGTCGTGCTGGCCATGGTGCATCTCTACACGTTGTTCATGGTGACGCCGATCTTCAACACGCTGATGCGCATCGACCGCTCGCTGGTCGAGGCCGCGCGCGACGCCGGCGCCTCCGGCTGGCAGGTGCTGTGGAACGTCATCATCCCGCTGGCCAAGCCAGGCATGGCGATCGGCACCATTTTCGTCGTCACGCTGGTCATGGCCGACTTCTCCACCGTGCAGGTGATGTCGGGCGGCCAGAGCGCGTCGGTGGCGCTGATGATGAAGAACCAGATGTCGCTGCTGCAATATCCGGCCGCCGCCGCCAACGCCGTGGTGCTTTTGGTGCTGGTGCTGCTAATGGTCGCTGGCATCCTGCGCATCGTCGATATCCGCCGGGAGCTTTGA
- a CDS encoding GCN5-like N-acetyltransferase: MKPTIRTLSLQELRVLIDWAAAEGWNPGLEDAAMFQAADPEGFIGAFVGSDMVAAISAVAYGRDFGFIGLYICRPDMRGKGYGKAVWTAGMDRLAGRTIGLDGVEEQQANYRSKGFESVYETIRYSGRAAFPPVGAGRPRVVPVQPTPDIIGYDALCFPTPRRSFLQRWLQPPHRALTAITSRGTAGYAVARSCRSGFKIGPLFADNVQTALDLLGELATACEGGELNIDVPATQVDFIAALDAAGFAPTFSTTRMYKGPPPKLDAQRIFGVTTLELG; this comes from the coding sequence ATGAAACCGACCATCCGCACGCTGTCCCTTCAGGAATTGAGAGTTCTCATCGACTGGGCGGCGGCGGAGGGCTGGAACCCAGGCCTCGAAGATGCGGCAATGTTCCAGGCGGCGGATCCGGAGGGTTTCATCGGTGCCTTTGTCGGCAGCGACATGGTCGCCGCGATCTCGGCGGTGGCCTATGGACGGGATTTCGGTTTCATCGGCCTCTACATCTGCCGTCCGGACATGCGCGGCAAGGGCTACGGCAAAGCGGTGTGGACCGCGGGCATGGACAGGCTGGCCGGGCGCACCATCGGCCTCGACGGCGTCGAAGAGCAGCAGGCCAACTATCGGAGCAAGGGGTTCGAGTCGGTCTACGAGACCATCCGCTACAGCGGGCGCGCCGCGTTCCCGCCCGTCGGCGCCGGGCGGCCTCGCGTGGTGCCCGTGCAGCCGACGCCCGACATCATCGGATATGACGCGCTTTGCTTTCCCACGCCCCGGCGCTCTTTCCTGCAGCGATGGCTGCAGCCGCCACACCGTGCCCTGACGGCGATCACATCGCGGGGAACGGCCGGCTATGCAGTGGCGCGATCCTGCCGCAGCGGCTTCAAGATCGGCCCGCTCTTCGCCGACAACGTACAGACCGCGCTCGATTTGCTCGGGGAGTTGGCAACCGCATGCGAGGGTGGCGAACTGAATATCGACGTCCCGGCCACCCAGGTGGATTTCATCGCGGCGCTCGATGCAGCGGGTTTCGCACCGACCTTCAGCACCACCCGCATGTACAAGGGGCCCCCGCCGAAGCTCGATGCCCAGAGAATATTCGGCGTGACGACGCTGGAGCTGGGATAG
- a CDS encoding binding-protein-dependent transport systems inner membrane component, which translates to MSHEKRTLEFYVLAAFFALFVLFLYGPLSAILILSFQGETGGLTFPLNGVSLHWFANLFERQAVGDFGGSFKRSLVLGLMVMIVTVIVSLLAGLAFRRKFRGATALFYLAVASLVVPSIIISLGIGVVFQQVGLRPAWYTSAFGAHLTWTLPFGVLIMFAVFNRFSPAYEEAARDLGATSWQTFIHVVLPMIAPSLIGVGLFGFTLSYDEFARTLMTSGTFNTLPLEIYGMTTNVTTPVLYALGTVTTVFSFLVILATLGAILYVGRRRARA; encoded by the coding sequence GTGAGCCACGAAAAACGCACCCTCGAATTCTACGTGCTGGCGGCCTTCTTCGCGCTGTTCGTGCTGTTCCTCTACGGCCCGCTGTCGGCGATCCTGATCCTCTCCTTCCAGGGCGAGACCGGCGGCCTTACCTTCCCGCTCAACGGTGTATCGCTGCACTGGTTCGCCAATCTGTTCGAGCGCCAGGCGGTCGGCGATTTCGGCGGCAGCTTCAAGCGCTCGCTGGTGCTGGGCCTGATGGTGATGATCGTCACCGTCATCGTGTCGCTGCTGGCGGGCCTTGCCTTCCGCCGAAAATTTCGCGGCGCCACGGCGCTGTTCTATCTGGCGGTCGCCAGTCTCGTCGTGCCCTCCATCATCATCTCGCTGGGCATCGGCGTGGTCTTCCAGCAGGTCGGCTTGCGCCCGGCCTGGTATACGTCGGCCTTCGGCGCGCATCTGACCTGGACCTTGCCGTTCGGTGTGCTCATCATGTTCGCCGTCTTCAACCGCTTCTCGCCGGCCTATGAGGAAGCCGCGCGCGATCTCGGCGCCACCTCCTGGCAGACCTTCATCCATGTCGTGCTGCCGATGATCGCGCCGAGCCTGATCGGCGTCGGCCTGTTCGGCTTCACGCTTTCCTATGACGAGTTCGCCCGCACGCTGATGACTTCGGGAACCTTCAACACGCTGCCGCTCGAGATCTACGGCATGACCACCAATGTCACGACGCCGGTGCTCTACGCGCTGGGCACGGTGACCACCGTGTTCTCCTTCCTGGTGATCCTGGCGACGCTGGGCGCCATCCTCTATGTCGGCCGCCGCCGGGCGAGAGCGTGA
- a CDS encoding transferase: MRDLTEAQVAAGHVVGIVCDSTTGGEFEEHLFEQMKDMLALGIHRTPMQRHVGPGDLASARRTYRIIKELRPDVLHGHGAKGGAYARLFGSLLRVSRSRVARLYSPHGGSLHYDETTATGKLFFALERSMARFTDCLLFVSDYERRTYRRKVGEPPIPNILVYNGLRAAEFEPVLIAPDAADLLYIGMMRDLKGPDIFIDALATAGPRLGRALSAVMVGDGDDLPRYHAQVERLGLQGHVRFLPPMPAREAFALAALVVVPSRAEAMPYIVLETLAAARPMIATAVGGIPEIFGSDSPALIRPDPAELADKISEALADLAAYGRLMPDVAGLRARFGADVMAAEIEKAYFAALGR; the protein is encoded by the coding sequence GTGCGCGACCTGACCGAAGCGCAGGTCGCTGCCGGTCATGTGGTCGGCATCGTCTGCGATTCGACCACCGGCGGCGAATTCGAGGAGCACCTGTTCGAGCAGATGAAGGACATGCTGGCGCTCGGCATCCATCGCACGCCAATGCAGCGCCATGTCGGCCCGGGCGACCTCGCCTCGGCGCGGCGCACCTACAGGATCATCAAGGAATTGCGGCCGGACGTGCTGCACGGGCACGGCGCCAAGGGTGGCGCCTATGCCCGTCTGTTCGGCTCATTGTTGCGGGTATCAAGGTCTCGCGTAGCCCGCCTTTATTCGCCGCATGGCGGCTCACTCCACTATGACGAAACGACAGCCACGGGGAAGCTGTTCTTCGCGCTCGAGCGCTCCATGGCGCGCTTCACCGATTGCCTGCTGTTCGTCTCGGACTACGAGCGGCGGACCTATCGCAGGAAGGTGGGCGAGCCGCCGATCCCGAACATTCTGGTCTACAACGGACTGCGCGCCGCCGAATTCGAGCCGGTACTCATCGCACCGGACGCGGCGGACCTGCTCTATATCGGCATGATGCGGGACCTGAAGGGACCCGACATCTTCATCGATGCCTTGGCAACCGCCGGCCCCCGGCTTGGCCGCGCGCTGAGCGCCGTGATGGTCGGCGACGGCGACGACCTGCCGCGCTACCACGCGCAGGTGGAGCGCCTGGGACTGCAAGGCCATGTCCGCTTCCTGCCGCCAATGCCGGCCAGGGAGGCCTTCGCGCTGGCGGCGCTGGTGGTCGTTCCCTCGCGCGCGGAAGCCATGCCCTATATCGTGCTGGAGACGCTTGCCGCGGCGAGACCCATGATCGCCACCGCCGTCGGCGGCATACCGGAGATCTTCGGTTCCGACTCCCCTGCCTTGATCCGGCCCGATCCGGCCGAACTCGCCGACAAGATAAGCGAGGCGCTGGCCGACCTTGCCGCCTATGGCAGGCTGATGCCCGATGT
- a CDS encoding succinoglycan transport protein exoP, producing the protein MSVQSAAADVDVDLRQLFASLARNWLRIVLFVLVVTGLAFAFASLATKHYKAQTQVEIAPRESVYTRPAGSNNDGDKPILDEQGVATQVQIISSNEILKQVAQKLGLARLPEFDETINMSSLSRVLILLGLKNDPMDVPADERVLKKMREKLNVFGVEKTRIIAIEFSSEDPKLAAAIPDAIAAAYIAGQGAAKSESNTAAADFLAPEIADLSKQVRDAEAKVAAYRGQSDLLMGGNNATLATQQLAELSTELSRVRANRAAAEGTADNVRKALQNGGSLDSLPEVLSSDLIQRLRERQVELRATIADLSTTMLDNHPRVRAAKSQLADLDAQIRSEAQKIMKGMVMQADAAKARESQLISDVNQLKAASAQAGNEQVGLDALQRDAAAKRQQLELYLTNYREAASRQDRNYVPVDARVSSPASMPSEPYFPKVGPIVGAAAAASLLLAAIFTLLRELFSGRAMRPAPGARFAPIDEVAMPPTTYQEQAAQEPSVRLEPAVASANHDAAGAPWPETVPEPEMAVQSQPVAEPVATAAPAAKVEAVSVAEPEPAVEPERSRSVLGEIDIEKAAEKLIASGAARAIFVSPEGDEAAASAILVAREVSDAGLRVLLLDLTASGAASRPMLDSGLFPGITDLLASQAQFSDVIHADLYSDCHVIPVGTADPVRAMRAADRLPIIMQSLTTAYDLVVVECGPADAQGISRLGGQATEVFLSMLEPDDEVTKAAVKLIESGYPDLTLVTPLGHEPPGTPGRRSAA; encoded by the coding sequence ATGTCCGTTCAGTCCGCGGCCGCAGATGTCGACGTTGACCTCAGGCAGCTCTTCGCCAGCCTGGCGAGGAACTGGCTGCGCATAGTGCTCTTCGTTCTGGTGGTGACGGGTCTGGCGTTTGCCTTCGCTTCGTTGGCGACCAAGCACTACAAGGCCCAGACGCAGGTGGAAATCGCCCCGCGGGAATCCGTCTACACCCGCCCGGCCGGCTCCAACAATGACGGCGACAAGCCGATCCTCGACGAGCAAGGCGTCGCCACCCAGGTCCAGATCATTTCGTCCAACGAAATCCTCAAGCAGGTGGCGCAGAAACTCGGCCTGGCGCGGCTGCCCGAATTCGACGAAACGATCAACATGTCGTCGCTGAGCCGCGTGCTGATCCTGCTTGGGCTGAAGAACGACCCGATGGATGTTCCGGCCGACGAACGCGTGTTGAAGAAGATGCGCGAGAAGCTCAACGTCTTTGGCGTTGAAAAGACCCGCATCATCGCCATCGAGTTCTCCTCCGAGGATCCCAAGCTCGCCGCCGCCATCCCCGATGCCATCGCCGCTGCCTATATTGCCGGGCAGGGCGCGGCCAAGAGCGAATCGAACACCGCCGCCGCGGACTTTCTGGCGCCCGAGATCGCCGACCTGTCGAAACAGGTCAGGGACGCCGAGGCCAAGGTCGCGGCCTATCGCGGCCAATCCGACCTGTTGATGGGCGGCAACAATGCCACCCTGGCCACCCAGCAGCTGGCCGAGTTGTCGACCGAATTGTCGCGGGTGCGGGCCAACCGCGCCGCGGCCGAAGGCACCGCCGACAACGTGCGCAAGGCGCTGCAGAATGGTGGCTCTCTGGATTCGCTGCCGGAAGTGCTGTCGTCCGACCTGATCCAGCGTTTGCGCGAGCGGCAGGTCGAGTTACGCGCCACCATCGCCGACCTGTCGACGACGATGCTCGACAACCATCCGCGCGTTCGCGCCGCGAAGTCACAGCTCGCCGATCTCGACGCGCAAATCCGCAGCGAAGCCCAGAAGATCATGAAGGGCATGGTGATGCAGGCCGATGCGGCCAAGGCGCGCGAAAGCCAGCTCATCTCCGACGTCAACCAACTGAAGGCAGCATCGGCACAGGCCGGCAACGAGCAGGTCGGTCTCGACGCGCTGCAGCGCGATGCCGCCGCCAAGCGCCAGCAGCTTGAGCTCTATCTGACCAACTACCGCGAGGCGGCTTCGCGTCAGGACCGCAACTATGTGCCGGTCGACGCCCGCGTCTCTTCACCGGCTTCGATGCCCTCCGAGCCATATTTTCCCAAGGTCGGGCCGATCGTTGGCGCGGCTGCGGCTGCTTCGCTGCTGCTGGCGGCCATATTCACGTTGCTCAGGGAACTCTTCTCGGGCCGCGCCATGCGCCCGGCCCCGGGCGCCCGTTTCGCGCCGATCGACGAAGTGGCGATGCCGCCCACTACTTACCAGGAGCAGGCAGCTCAGGAGCCATCCGTCCGCCTTGAGCCGGCCGTCGCCAGTGCCAATCATGATGCCGCCGGGGCGCCATGGCCCGAAACGGTGCCGGAACCGGAGATGGCGGTGCAGTCGCAGCCCGTTGCCGAGCCTGTTGCCACAGCCGCGCCTGCCGCCAAAGTGGAGGCCGTATCAGTCGCCGAGCCGGAGCCTGCCGTAGAGCCCGAGCGGTCGCGCTCGGTGCTTGGCGAGATCGACATCGAGAAGGCCGCCGAAAAGCTGATCGCCAGCGGCGCCGCGCGCGCCATATTCGTTTCGCCCGAAGGCGACGAGGCGGCCGCGTCGGCGATCCTGGTGGCGCGCGAAGTGTCCGACGCCGGCCTGCGCGTCCTCCTGCTCGACCTGACCGCCTCGGGTGCGGCGTCGCGGCCGATGCTGGACAGCGGACTTTTTCCCGGCATCACTGATCTGCTCGCCTCGCAGGCACAGTTCAGCGACGTGATCCATGCCGATCTCTATTCCGACTGCCACGTGATTCCCGTCGGCACCGCCGATCCGGTTCGCGCCATGCGCGCCGCCGACCGGCTGCCGATCATCATGCAGTCGCTGACCACCGCCTATGATCTGGTGGTGGTCGAATGCGGGCCGGCCGATGCACAAGGCATCAGCCGCCTGGGCGGCCAGGCCACGGAAGTGTTCCTGTCCATGCTCGAGCCGGACGACGAAGTGACGAAGGCCGCGGTCAAGCTGATCGAGAGCGGCTACCCCGACCTGACGCTTGTGACGCCGCTTGGCCATGAGCCGCCAGGCACGCCGGGCCGGCGCTCCGCGGCCTGA
- a CDS encoding hydantoin racemase yields MTVQILVVNPNTTASMTETIGAAARAVAGVSTEIVAVTSSTGPASIEGYYDEALAVPGLLMEIAAGERRGARAAIIACFDDTGLDAARAMASIPVIGICEAALSMASFIAQRFTVVTTTERSRVPVEGLVQRYGMAGRARVRAADIPVLALEDPASGAVGKLRDEIARAVEEDRAEAIVLGCAGMADLAHQLQVDFGLPVIDGVGAAIKQAEALIALGLSTSKRGAYASPLAKPYRGVLKSFAPGAVAAE; encoded by the coding sequence GTGACCGTGCAGATTCTGGTGGTGAACCCCAACACGACGGCCAGCATGACCGAGACCATTGGTGCGGCGGCGCGCGCAGTCGCCGGCGTCTCGACCGAAATCGTCGCCGTCACCTCGTCGACGGGACCGGCCTCGATCGAGGGCTATTATGACGAGGCTCTGGCCGTGCCGGGCCTTTTGATGGAGATCGCCGCCGGCGAACGCCGCGGTGCCCGGGCGGCGATCATCGCCTGTTTCGACGACACCGGCCTCGACGCCGCGCGCGCCATGGCAAGCATCCCCGTCATCGGCATTTGCGAGGCCGCCCTCAGCATGGCCTCCTTCATCGCCCAACGCTTCACCGTCGTGACCACCACCGAACGCTCGCGCGTGCCGGTGGAGGGGTTGGTGCAGCGCTACGGCATGGCGGGACGGGCGCGTGTGCGGGCGGCCGACATTCCAGTGCTGGCGCTCGAGGATCCAGCATCAGGAGCGGTTGGCAAGCTGCGCGACGAGATCGCCCGAGCCGTCGAGGAGGATCGTGCCGAGGCCATCGTGCTTGGCTGCGCCGGCATGGCGGATCTTGCCCACCAGTTGCAGGTGGATTTCGGACTGCCGGTCATCGACGGTGTCGGCGCCGCGATCAAGCAGGCCGAAGCGCTGATTGCGCTCGGCCTGTCGACATCGAAGCGCGGCGCCTATGCCAGCCCGCTGGCCAAGCCCTATCGTGGTGTGCTGAAATCGTTCGCGCCGGGAGCTGTCGCCGCGGAGTAA